One genomic window of Polaromonas sp. SP1 includes the following:
- a CDS encoding HutD family protein, translating to MTSAHSSGWNVVRLADIPATPWRNGGGVTRELAMWPDAGDWAWRMSVADVDKSGPFSKFEGIERWFAVLEGAGVQLDVAGVPHRVTAADAPLFFDGAAATGCELIDGKTRDFNLMVRRGSEPSRMVRVQGRFSETLHAMKTIAVYAYGSSATVLFDEEVLQLEPATLAWRTVTGSAAVRIAAEQALWMEIPA from the coding sequence ATGACATCGGCGCACAGCTCCGGCTGGAATGTCGTGCGGCTGGCCGACATCCCCGCGACGCCGTGGCGCAACGGCGGCGGCGTGACGCGCGAGCTGGCGATGTGGCCCGACGCGGGTGACTGGGCCTGGCGCATGTCGGTGGCCGACGTGGACAAGAGCGGGCCGTTTTCGAAGTTCGAGGGCATCGAGCGCTGGTTTGCGGTGCTTGAAGGCGCCGGCGTGCAGCTGGATGTGGCGGGCGTGCCGCATCGCGTGACGGCTGCGGATGCGCCTCTTTTTTTCGATGGCGCTGCGGCCACCGGCTGCGAATTGATCGACGGGAAGACGCGCGACTTCAACCTGATGGTGCGCCGGGGCAGCGAGCCTTCGCGCATGGTGCGCGTGCAAGGCCGCTTTTCAGAAACCCTGCATGCTATGAAAACAATAGCGGTATATGCATATGGGTCAAGCGCTACCGTGCTATTTGATGAAGAAGTTCTGCAGCTGGAGCCGGCCACTCTGGCCTGGCGCACAGTGACGGGGAGTGCGGCGGTGCGCATCGCCGCAGAGCAAGCCCTCTGGATGGAGATACCCGCATGA
- the hutC gene encoding histidine utilization repressor, which translates to MATTPLPAYGQVKAFIKKRISAGTWKPGDPVPSEAVLMEQFGVSRMTANRALRELMDEGMVTRVQGSGTFVAELHRISSTLTIRDIHEEVVERGHVHTSRVLLAESEKASADLARTLGLRPGGRVFHTILIHLENGVPIQYEDRYVNPAAAPDYLKTDFTQTTPTHHLLEQAPLTEASYSIEACLPSALEAKHLDIKPTEACLAMMRRTVSGSNIASVARLVYPGSRYSFAGKFQA; encoded by the coding sequence ATGGCCACCACACCACTGCCTGCCTACGGTCAGGTCAAGGCATTCATCAAAAAACGCATCAGCGCCGGCACCTGGAAGCCCGGCGACCCGGTGCCCAGCGAAGCCGTGCTGATGGAGCAGTTCGGCGTGAGCCGCATGACGGCCAACCGGGCGCTGCGCGAGCTGATGGACGAAGGCATGGTCACGCGCGTGCAGGGCTCGGGCACCTTTGTGGCAGAGCTGCATCGCATTTCTTCCACGCTTACCATTCGTGACATTCATGAGGAAGTGGTGGAGCGCGGCCATGTGCACACCTCGCGCGTGCTGCTGGCCGAATCTGAAAAAGCCAGCGCCGACCTGGCGCGCACCCTGGGCCTGCGGCCGGGCGGCCGTGTGTTTCACACCATCCTGATTCACCTTGAAAACGGCGTGCCGATTCAATATGAAGACCGCTATGTGAACCCGGCAGCGGCGCCTGATTATTTAAAGACCGACTTCACCCAGACCACGCCCACCCACCACCTGCTCGAACAGGCGCCGCTGACCGAGGCCAGCTATTCCATCGAGGCTTGCCTGCCATCTGCGCTGGAGGCCAAACACCTGGACATCAAACCGACAGAGGCGTGCCTGGCCATGATGCGGCGCACCGTGAGCGGCAGCAATATCGCCAGCGTGGCGCGCCTGGTGTACCCGGGCTCGCGCTACAGCTTTGCAGGGAAGTTTCAGGCATGA
- the hutU gene encoding urocanate hydratase, translating to MSDLSQTPFLDSKARPVRAPRGSTLSCANWQIEAAYRMIQNNLDPEVAENPDELVVYGGIGKAARNWPAFDAILDSLRKLKADETLLVQSGKPVGVFRTHTGAPRVLIANSNLVPKWATWEHFNELDRAGLMMYGQMTAGSWIYIGTQGIVQGTYETFVEAGRQHFNGDLAGRWVLTAGLGGMGGAQPLAATFAGACSLNIECQQSSIDFRLRTRYVDKQAKDLDEALEMIKHHTSRKEAVSIALCGNAAEILPELVKRAKAGGIRPDIVTDQTSAHDIINGYLPAGWTVAQWKAAQKDPAQHAALTKAAGESCVAHVKAMLAFHEMGIPTVDYGNNLRQVAKDFGVSNAFDYPGFVPAYIRPLFCRGVGPFRWVALSGDPEDIKKTDAKMKELFPDNKHLHRWLDMAEERIAFQGLPARICWIGLGERHLAGLAFNEMVKNGELKGPIVIGRDHLDSGSVASPNRETEAMKDGSDAVSDWPLLNALLNTASGATWVSLHHGGGVGMGYSQHSGVVIVCDGTADAAEKLGRVLFNDPATGVMRHADAGYDIAKQSAKDNGLNLPMMGS from the coding sequence ATGTCCGATCTTTCCCAAACCCCCTTCCTTGACAGCAAGGCCCGCCCCGTGCGTGCGCCGCGCGGCAGCACCCTCAGCTGCGCCAACTGGCAGATCGAAGCGGCCTACCGCATGATCCAGAACAACCTGGACCCGGAAGTCGCCGAAAACCCCGACGAACTGGTGGTCTATGGCGGCATCGGCAAGGCGGCCCGCAACTGGCCGGCCTTTGACGCCATCCTTGATTCCCTGCGCAAACTCAAGGCCGACGAAACCCTGCTGGTGCAGTCGGGAAAACCGGTCGGCGTGTTCCGCACCCACACCGGCGCGCCGCGCGTGCTGATCGCCAACTCCAACCTGGTGCCCAAGTGGGCGACCTGGGAACATTTCAATGAACTGGACCGCGCGGGCCTGATGATGTACGGCCAGATGACGGCCGGCAGCTGGATCTACATCGGCACCCAGGGCATCGTGCAAGGCACCTATGAAACCTTTGTGGAAGCGGGCCGCCAGCATTTCAATGGCGACCTCGCAGGCCGCTGGGTGCTGACCGCCGGCCTGGGCGGCATGGGCGGCGCACAGCCGCTGGCCGCTACGTTTGCCGGCGCCTGCTCGCTCAACATCGAGTGCCAGCAGTCCAGCATCGACTTCCGGCTGCGTACGCGGTATGTCGACAAGCAGGCCAAAGACCTTGATGAAGCGCTGGAGATGATCAAGCACCACACCTCGCGCAAGGAGGCCGTCTCCATCGCCCTGTGTGGCAATGCGGCCGAAATTCTTCCGGAGCTGGTCAAGCGTGCCAAGGCCGGCGGCATCCGCCCCGACATCGTGACCGACCAGACCTCGGCGCACGACATCATCAACGGCTACCTGCCCGCCGGCTGGACGGTGGCGCAATGGAAGGCTGCGCAAAAAGACCCGGCCCAGCACGCCGCACTGACAAAAGCCGCCGGTGAATCCTGCGTGGCCCACGTCAAGGCCATGCTGGCCTTCCACGAGATGGGCATCCCCACGGTGGACTACGGCAACAACCTGCGCCAGGTCGCGAAGGACTTCGGTGTGTCCAACGCCTTTGACTACCCCGGTTTTGTGCCGGCCTATATTCGCCCGCTCTTTTGCCGCGGTGTCGGCCCCTTCCGCTGGGTGGCGCTCTCGGGCGACCCGGAAGACATCAAAAAGACTGACGCGAAGATGAAAGAGCTCTTCCCGGACAACAAACACCTGCACCGCTGGCTGGACATGGCCGAAGAGCGCATCGCCTTCCAGGGCCTGCCGGCACGCATCTGCTGGATAGGTCTGGGCGAGCGCCACCTGGCGGGCCTGGCCTTTAACGAGATGGTCAAGAACGGTGAGCTCAAAGGCCCCATCGTGATCGGCCGCGACCACCTGGACAGCGGCTCCGTCGCCTCGCCCAACCGCGAAACTGAAGCCATGAAAGACGGCAGCGATGCCGTGAGCGACTGGCCGCTGCTGAACGCCCTGCTCAACACCGCCAGCGGCGCGACCTGGGTCAGCCTGCACCATGGCGGCGGCGTCGGCATGGGGTACTCGCAGCATTCAGGCGTGGTCATCGTCTGTGACGGCACGGCCGACGCAGCGGAGAAACTGGGCCGAGTGCTCTTTAACGACCCGGCCACCGGGGTGATGCGCCATGCCGATGCAGGCTACGACATCGCCAAACAAAGCGCCAAAGACAACGGGCTGAACCTGCCCATGATGGGAAGCTGA
- a CDS encoding ornithine cyclodeaminase family protein yields MSDSTAEIHLTYLNHPDVQALALTDAEIIAAVEQALHAQGNKQTTIEPRMHLVPEKDYPGHFNVLRGYIRPLGLAGVKVVGDFYKNYEQGLPSELAVLNLFDPKNGSPIAIIDASDITDMRTGAITALGAKHLARKNSKILGHIGARGTSYWNVRLLDSIYDFDEIRVHSRRPESRNAFAAKLEKDLGKKIIVTEDWESCVRGADIVVEASRLEKPTPMLKTEWIKKGACVIPYGTMSAVELSLTDIMDKMVMDDWGQAKAGPLGALRAHVDAGKLSEATLHAELGQIVAGLKPGRESDDETNLFWHRGLSLSDIALGAFMLEKAKRMGLGQKLRFR; encoded by the coding sequence ATGTCCGATAGCACTGCCGAGATCCATCTCACCTATCTGAACCACCCCGATGTGCAGGCGCTGGCCCTGACCGACGCCGAGATCATTGCCGCCGTCGAGCAGGCCCTGCACGCACAGGGCAACAAGCAAACGACCATCGAGCCGCGCATGCACCTGGTGCCGGAAAAGGACTACCCCGGCCACTTCAATGTGCTGCGCGGCTACATCCGCCCGCTGGGCCTGGCGGGTGTGAAGGTGGTGGGCGATTTTTACAAAAACTACGAGCAGGGCCTGCCTTCGGAGCTGGCGGTCCTGAATTTGTTCGATCCCAAGAACGGCTCACCGATTGCCATCATCGACGCCTCGGACATCACCGACATGCGCACCGGCGCCATCACCGCGCTGGGCGCCAAACACCTGGCGCGCAAGAACTCGAAGATCCTGGGCCACATCGGCGCACGCGGCACCTCATACTGGAATGTGCGCCTGCTTGACTCGATCTACGACTTCGACGAGATCCGCGTGCATTCACGCCGGCCTGAAAGCCGCAACGCCTTTGCCGCCAAACTTGAAAAAGACCTGGGCAAAAAAATCATCGTGACCGAAGACTGGGAATCCTGCGTGCGCGGCGCCGACATCGTGGTCGAAGCCTCGCGACTGGAAAAGCCAACGCCCATGCTCAAGACCGAGTGGATCAAAAAAGGCGCTTGCGTGATTCCCTACGGCACCATGAGCGCGGTCGAGCTTTCGCTCACCGACATCATGGACAAGATGGTCATGGACGACTGGGGCCAGGCCAAGGCCGGGCCGCTGGGCGCTCTGCGCGCCCATGTGGATGCCGGCAAGCTGTCGGAAGCCACACTGCATGCCGAACTCGGCCAGATCGTCGCGGGCCTCAAACCCGGGCGCGAAAGCGATGACGAAACCAATTTGTTCTGGCACCGCGGCCTCTCGCTGTCGGACATCGCGCTCGGCGCCTTCATGCTGGAGAAAGCCAAGCGCATGGGCCTGGGGCAAAAGCTGCGCTTCCGCTAA
- a CDS encoding phosphate/phosphite/phosphonate ABC transporter substrate-binding protein, with the protein MHALNSPQAAQALIANARMYSATPSVKADWKALLAWVLARAGFPWDLIDYDAPAPLSVLWARNDLGLAMMCGLPFAQRGERPTLVAAPIPSPARYGGKPVYFTDIVVRADAPYRTLEDTFGGVIGYTLADSMSGGVALRHHLAPYRKPQGPRLYRKAVGELINARGVITALADGRIDAGPLDSYYHDLLKAHDPAFAAQVRTLASTAALPIPPLVATADVPRDVLTRVRAALLATATAPEVAPLMQRLLLAGFAFPDPATYLPLAAMDGGPAPALDDI; encoded by the coding sequence GTGCACGCCTTGAATTCGCCACAAGCTGCTCAGGCGCTGATCGCCAACGCCCGCATGTACTCGGCCACTCCCTCGGTCAAGGCCGATTGGAAGGCCTTGCTGGCCTGGGTGCTGGCGCGTGCCGGTTTCCCCTGGGACCTGATCGATTACGACGCCCCCGCGCCGCTGTCGGTGCTGTGGGCGCGCAACGACCTGGGTCTGGCGATGATGTGCGGCCTGCCATTTGCCCAACGCGGCGAGCGGCCCACGCTGGTGGCCGCGCCGATTCCATCACCTGCGCGCTATGGCGGCAAACCGGTGTACTTCACCGACATCGTGGTGCGTGCCGATGCGCCCTATCGCACGCTGGAAGACACCTTTGGCGGCGTCATCGGCTACACGCTGGCCGACTCCATGTCGGGTGGCGTGGCGCTGCGCCATCACCTGGCGCCTTACCGCAAGCCGCAGGGCCCGCGCCTGTACCGCAAGGCGGTGGGCGAGTTGATCAACGCACGGGGTGTGATCACCGCACTGGCCGACGGCCGCATCGACGCCGGCCCGCTGGACAGCTACTACCACGACCTGCTGAAAGCGCACGACCCCGCCTTTGCGGCGCAGGTGCGCACCCTTGCCAGCACGGCGGCCTTGCCGATTCCACCGCTGGTGGCCACGGCGGATGTGCCCCGGGACGTGTTGACGCGTGTGCGTGCCGCGCTGCTGGCAACCGCCACCGCACCCGAGGTGGCGCCGCTGATGCAGCGCCTGCTGCTCGCAGGTTTTGCCTTTCCCGACCCCGCTACCTACCTGCCGCTGGCCGCGATGGACGGCGGGCCTGCACCTGCACTGGATGACATCTGA
- a CDS encoding tripartite tricarboxylate transporter substrate binding protein, whose translation MKLIKLLTTRSAFLALLLAAASFGAAAQAYPSKPLHVIAPFPPGGPVDVLGRVLAQGLSDAMDQPAIVENKVGAAGNIGIEQAAKAAPDGYTMAIVPLGNIAVNPALYPSLPYKASDLAPVTMLATVENVLVVNAAVPARSVKELLALAAQKPGSISFASPGAGSQAHLAGELMGLNGGVQLLHVPYKGIGPAINDLLGGQVSMMFAQMSSVLPHIKSGKLRALGVASLKRSPVMPDTPTIAEQGLPRFEAVSWYALMVPAGTPRAVIDRLNAETGKLFATPALKEKLAALGMDAATGRPADLAAAIQADTQRWTEVIRQKNIKPE comes from the coding sequence ATGAAACTCATCAAGCTGCTAACCACACGATCTGCGTTTCTGGCCTTGTTGCTGGCTGCCGCCTCATTCGGCGCCGCAGCCCAGGCGTATCCGTCCAAACCCCTGCATGTGATCGCGCCCTTTCCGCCCGGCGGGCCTGTCGATGTGTTGGGCCGCGTCTTGGCCCAAGGCCTGTCGGACGCCATGGACCAGCCCGCCATCGTAGAAAACAAAGTCGGCGCCGCCGGCAACATCGGCATTGAACAAGCCGCCAAAGCCGCACCCGACGGCTACACAATGGCCATCGTGCCGCTGGGCAATATCGCGGTCAACCCGGCCCTCTACCCCAGCCTGCCTTACAAGGCCTCAGACCTCGCGCCGGTCACCATGCTGGCCACGGTGGAAAACGTCTTGGTGGTCAACGCCGCAGTGCCGGCCCGCTCCGTCAAGGAACTCCTCGCGCTGGCCGCACAGAAGCCCGGCAGCATCAGCTTTGCGTCGCCCGGCGCCGGCAGCCAGGCGCACCTGGCCGGTGAATTGATGGGCCTCAACGGCGGCGTGCAACTGCTGCACGTGCCCTACAAAGGCATAGGCCCGGCGATCAACGATTTGCTGGGCGGCCAGGTCAGCATGATGTTTGCGCAGATGTCGTCAGTGCTGCCGCACATCAAAAGCGGCAAGCTGCGCGCACTGGGCGTGGCCAGCCTCAAGCGCTCGCCCGTCATGCCCGACACACCCACCATTGCCGAGCAGGGCCTGCCGCGCTTTGAAGCCGTGTCCTGGTATGCGCTGATGGTGCCGGCCGGCACACCGCGCGCGGTCATCGACAGACTCAATGCGGAAACCGGCAAGCTCTTCGCCACGCCCGCCCTCAAGGAAAAGCTGGCCGCGCTCGGCATGGATGCCGCGACCGGAAGGCCGGCCGACCTGGCCGCCGCCATCCAGGCCGACACCCAGCGCTGGACCGAGGTGATCCGGCAAAAGAACATCAAACCCGAATAG
- the hutH gene encoding histidine ammonia-lyase — MTLTIQPGQLTLAQLRDIHTRQQTLAIDPAATAGIRASAALVQKAAQGGDAVYGVNTGFGKLANQRIAQADLETLQLNLLRSHAVGVGEPMPERVVRLVLLLKAASLARGFSGVREVVIDTLMALYNKGLTPVIPCQGSVGASGDLAPLAHLCLPLIGEGEVFYQGTRMAAADALKQAAITPVKLSAKEGLALINGTQVSTALALDALLATDRLFEAAVISGAVTLDAARGSDGPFDPRIHAVRGQPGQIDCAAAYRAIMVGSEIRRSHLEGDDRVQDPYCLRCQPQVMGACLDQMRYATQVLMREANAVTDNPLVFADDETLLSGGNFHAEPVALACDALAVAIAEIGAITERRIAMLVDTVASRLPAFLTPEPGLNSGFMIVHVTAAALASENKSLAHPASVDSLPTSANQEDHVSMATFAARRLQPMLRNTEYIVAIELLAAAQGIEFLRPLKSSAVLEGVLQLVRQASPAMMHDRSLAPDMEKVHQLVAGGRIGLAGEAQITELTALRLA, encoded by the coding sequence ATGACCCTCACTATCCAGCCCGGCCAACTCACCCTGGCACAACTGCGCGATATCCACACCCGCCAGCAGACGCTCGCCATCGACCCTGCAGCCACTGCCGGTATTCGCGCCAGCGCCGCCCTGGTGCAAAAAGCCGCGCAGGGCGGGGACGCCGTCTACGGCGTGAACACCGGCTTCGGCAAGCTGGCCAACCAGCGCATCGCGCAGGCTGATCTTGAAACGCTGCAGCTCAACCTGCTGCGCTCGCATGCCGTGGGCGTGGGCGAGCCCATGCCCGAGCGTGTGGTGCGCCTGGTGCTGCTGCTCAAGGCCGCAAGCCTGGCACGCGGCTTCTCGGGTGTGCGTGAAGTCGTCATCGACACGCTGATGGCGCTTTACAACAAGGGCCTCACGCCGGTGATCCCTTGCCAGGGCTCGGTCGGCGCGTCTGGTGACCTTGCACCGCTGGCCCATTTGTGTCTGCCGCTGATTGGCGAAGGCGAGGTCTTCTACCAGGGCACGCGCATGGCCGCAGCCGATGCGCTCAAGCAGGCTGCCATCACGCCGGTCAAGCTGTCGGCCAAGGAAGGCCTGGCGCTGATCAACGGCACACAGGTCTCGACCGCACTGGCGCTGGATGCGCTGCTCGCCACCGACCGCCTGTTTGAAGCGGCCGTGATTTCAGGCGCCGTCACGCTGGACGCCGCGCGCGGCAGCGACGGCCCGTTTGACCCGCGCATCCACGCGGTGCGGGGCCAGCCGGGGCAGATCGACTGCGCCGCCGCCTACCGCGCCATCATGGTGGGCAGTGAGATCCGCCGTTCGCACCTGGAAGGCGACGACCGCGTGCAAGACCCCTACTGCCTGCGCTGCCAGCCGCAAGTCATGGGCGCCTGCCTGGACCAGATGCGTTACGCCACACAGGTGCTGATGCGCGAAGCCAATGCCGTGACCGACAACCCACTGGTATTCGCCGATGACGAGACGCTGCTCTCCGGTGGCAACTTTCATGCAGAGCCGGTTGCGCTGGCCTGTGATGCGCTGGCTGTGGCGATTGCCGAGATCGGCGCCATCACCGAGCGCCGCATTGCCATGCTGGTCGACACCGTGGCGTCGCGCCTGCCGGCTTTCCTCACGCCCGAGCCGGGCCTGAACTCCGGCTTCATGATCGTGCACGTCACCGCCGCCGCGCTGGCCTCTGAAAACAAGTCGCTGGCCCATCCCGCCAGCGTTGACAGCCTGCCCACCTCGGCCAACCAGGAAGACCATGTGAGCATGGCCACCTTCGCGGCGCGACGGCTGCAGCCCATGCTGCGCAACACCGAATACATCGTGGCGATCGAGCTGCTGGCCGCCGCGCAGGGCATTGAATTTTTGCGCCCGCTCAAGAGCTCCGCCGTGCTGGAAGGCGTGCTGCAACTGGTGCGCCAGGCCTCGCCGGCCATGATGCATGACCGCAGCCTGGCACCCGACATGGAGAAGGTGCACCAATTGGTGGCGGGCGGGCGCATCGGCCTGGCCGGAGAAGCCCAAATCACCGAGTTAACCGCCTTGCGGCTGGCATGA
- a CDS encoding ABC transporter substrate-binding protein has protein sequence MKSSLALSLLAAASALAMGAANAQETKVAVGISGWTGFAPLTLAKEAGIFKKNGLDVSIKKIPQKDRHLAIASGDVQCAATTVETWVVWNANGVATTQIFQLDKSYGADGMVVKPAIIKITDLKGKTVAASAPGTSPYFALAWMLKKNGMSTKDVKIVNLEPQAAANAMIAGTDGVDAAMTYEPYLGAVRAKPEAGKIIATTLDYPMVMDTFGCTPKFLAENPKAAKALADSYFEAVEMIQKEPKKSFEIMGADVKQTGDAFEASSKYLRWQDRAANQKFFAGEHAAFSKEAADLLLEAGIIKSLPDMTKLADTRFLK, from the coding sequence ATGAAGTCATCACTTGCCCTCTCACTGCTGGCCGCCGCGTCCGCCCTGGCCATGGGTGCCGCGAACGCACAAGAGACCAAGGTCGCCGTCGGCATCTCCGGCTGGACGGGTTTTGCCCCGCTGACCCTGGCCAAGGAAGCCGGCATCTTCAAGAAGAACGGGCTCGACGTTTCCATCAAAAAAATCCCGCAGAAAGACCGCCACCTGGCCATTGCCTCGGGCGATGTGCAATGCGCTGCCACCACGGTCGAAACCTGGGTGGTGTGGAACGCCAACGGCGTGGCCACCACGCAGATCTTCCAGCTCGACAAGAGTTATGGCGCCGACGGCATGGTGGTCAAACCCGCCATCATCAAAATCACCGACCTCAAAGGCAAGACCGTGGCCGCCAGTGCGCCCGGCACCTCGCCTTACTTTGCCCTGGCCTGGATGCTGAAGAAAAACGGCATGAGCACCAAGGACGTGAAGATCGTCAACCTCGAACCCCAAGCCGCGGCCAACGCCATGATTGCCGGCACGGATGGCGTCGATGCCGCGATGACCTATGAGCCTTACCTCGGTGCGGTGCGCGCCAAGCCGGAGGCCGGCAAGATCATTGCCACCACGCTGGACTACCCCATGGTGATGGACACCTTCGGCTGCACGCCCAAGTTTCTGGCAGAAAACCCGAAAGCCGCCAAGGCCCTGGCCGACAGCTACTTTGAAGCCGTCGAAATGATCCAGAAAGAGCCGAAGAAAAGCTTTGAAATCATGGGCGCCGACGTGAAGCAGACCGGCGACGCCTTTGAAGCCTCGTCCAAATACCTGCGCTGGCAGGATCGTGCGGCCAACCAGAAATTCTTTGCCGGCGAGCATGCCGCCTTCAGCAAAGAAGCGGCCGACCTGCTGCTTGAAGCGGGCATCATCAAATCACTGCCCGACATGACCAAGCTGGCTGACACGCGTTTTCTCAAGTAA
- a CDS encoding ABC transporter permease, which translates to MRPLQPVSPGARIALGVSFFILFFVVWAIFTLGGYVSKTFLADPITMVKSGYDLLANQGFIKDIGMTVWRVLGGFAIAALLAVPLGVMMGAYKPVEAFFEPFVSFARYLPASAFIPLLILWAGIGEAQKLAVIFIGSFFQLVLMIAVSVGNTRRDLVEAAYTLGAADRGIVVRVLLPSAAPEIAETLRMVLGWAWTYVIVAELIGASSGIGHMITDSQALLATDQIIFGIIVIGVFGLVTDLAFKALNRKLFPWARL; encoded by the coding sequence ATGCGGCCACTCCAACCCGTCTCCCCCGGCGCGCGCATCGCGCTGGGTGTGAGCTTCTTTATCCTCTTTTTCGTGGTGTGGGCCATCTTCACGCTCGGCGGCTATGTCTCCAAGACATTCCTGGCCGACCCCATCACCATGGTGAAATCAGGCTACGACCTGCTGGCCAACCAGGGGTTTATCAAGGACATCGGCATGACGGTCTGGCGGGTGCTGGGCGGTTTTGCGATTGCTGCCTTGCTGGCTGTGCCGCTGGGCGTGATGATGGGCGCCTACAAGCCGGTCGAAGCGTTCTTTGAGCCTTTCGTAAGCTTTGCACGCTACCTGCCTGCCTCGGCTTTCATTCCACTGCTGATCCTCTGGGCCGGGATTGGTGAAGCACAAAAGCTTGCTGTGATTTTTATCGGCTCTTTCTTTCAACTCGTGTTGATGATCGCCGTGAGCGTGGGCAACACGCGGCGCGACCTGGTAGAGGCGGCGTACACACTGGGTGCCGCAGACCGCGGCATCGTCGTGCGCGTGCTGCTGCCCAGCGCTGCGCCTGAAATCGCTGAGACCCTGCGCATGGTGCTGGGCTGGGCCTGGACTTATGTGATCGTCGCCGAGTTGATTGGCGCATCGAGCGGAATAGGCCACATGATCACCGACAGCCAGGCGCTGCTGGCGACGGATCAGATCATCTTCGGCATCATCGTGATTGGTGTGTTCGGTCTTGTGACTGATCTCGCCTTCAAGGCGCTGAATCGCAAACTCTTCCCCTGGGCAAGACTATGA
- a CDS encoding ABC transporter ATP-binding protein translates to MTPSTPILTVTQLSKTFAANKGPGTVALQATDLSVAENDFITILGPSGCGKSTLLRMVAGLDTPTSGTIVLDGKPITGPGADRGMVFQSYTLFPWLTILQNVCFGLREKGMALDAQRDIAHQFIKKVGLQGFENHFPKQLSGGMQQRTALARALANDPRILLMDEPFGALDHQTRELMQELLQGIWEAEQKTVLFVTHDIDEAIFMGNRVVVMSARPGRIKCDIPVPLAHPRHYSVKTTPVFTELKARLTEEIRIEVHKAAGLQAPAA, encoded by the coding sequence ATGACTCCCTCCACTCCTATCCTGACCGTCACCCAGCTGTCGAAAACCTTCGCCGCCAACAAGGGGCCGGGCACTGTCGCGCTGCAAGCCACCGACTTGAGCGTCGCAGAAAACGACTTCATCACCATTCTTGGTCCCTCAGGCTGCGGCAAGTCCACCCTGCTGCGCATGGTGGCCGGGCTGGACACACCCACCAGCGGCACCATCGTGCTGGACGGAAAACCCATCACCGGCCCGGGCGCCGACCGGGGCATGGTGTTCCAGAGCTACACGCTTTTCCCCTGGCTCACCATCCTGCAAAACGTCTGCTTTGGCCTGCGCGAAAAAGGCATGGCGCTGGACGCTCAACGCGACATCGCGCACCAGTTCATCAAGAAGGTCGGCTTGCAGGGTTTTGAAAACCATTTTCCCAAACAGCTCTCCGGCGGTATGCAACAACGCACAGCGCTGGCACGGGCGCTCGCCAATGACCCGCGCATTTTGTTAATGGACGAGCCCTTCGGAGCGCTCGACCATCAAACGCGGGAGCTGATGCAGGAGCTGCTGCAGGGCATCTGGGAAGCCGAGCAGAAGACCGTGCTCTTTGTGACGCACGATATTGATGAAGCCATCTTTATGGGCAACCGCGTGGTGGTGATGAGCGCGCGGCCGGGCCGCATCAAATGCGACATCCCGGTGCCGCTGGCGCATCCGCGCCACTACTCCGTCAAGACAACGCCGGTGTTCACGGAGCTCAAGGCGCGACTCACTGAGGAGATTCGCATTGAGGTGCACAAGGCGGCGGGCCTGCAAGCCCCGGCCGCTTAA